One region of Streptomyces rishiriensis genomic DNA includes:
- a CDS encoding deoxyguanosinetriphosphate triphosphohydrolase: protein MEGTAHLDTAYDPTSVARWAPEPDKRPGRTAFQRDRARVLHSSALRRLSGKTQVVTPGTRTDAWDATPRTRLTHSLECAQVGRELGAALGCDADLVEAACLSHDLGHPPFGHNGEQALNEFARDCGGFEGNAQSLRLLTRIEPKRFTAEGSVGLNLTRATLDAATKYPWPRGARPTDPTSPKFGVYEDDRPVFDWVRETAPGTRTCFEAQVMDWADDVAYSVHDVEDGLHAGHIDPNCLHAEPERQEIFRVAVGRYVPAGTDPAELAAALDRLQDQEWWPHGYDGTAAAQARLKDATSQLIGRFCLAAEAATRARYGNGSLTRYGAELVVPQEARLECAVLKAVADRYVMQRAEQEILRADQRVVISELAQALTARAPDGLDPQFHALFDQASDDRARKRVVVDQIASLTDASARSLHSRLTERTRS from the coding sequence ATGGAAGGCACCGCACACCTCGACACCGCCTATGACCCGACGTCAGTCGCCCGCTGGGCCCCCGAGCCGGACAAACGCCCCGGCCGGACCGCCTTCCAACGAGACCGCGCCCGCGTCCTGCACTCCTCCGCGCTGAGAAGGCTCTCCGGCAAGACCCAGGTGGTCACGCCGGGCACCCGCACCGACGCCTGGGACGCCACCCCCCGCACCCGCCTCACCCACTCCCTGGAGTGCGCCCAGGTGGGCCGCGAGCTCGGCGCCGCCCTCGGCTGTGACGCCGACCTGGTCGAGGCGGCCTGTCTCTCCCACGACCTCGGGCACCCCCCGTTCGGTCACAACGGCGAACAGGCGCTGAACGAGTTCGCGCGGGACTGCGGCGGCTTCGAGGGCAACGCACAGTCACTGAGGCTCCTCACCCGTATCGAACCCAAGCGCTTCACCGCCGAGGGCTCCGTGGGCCTCAACCTCACCCGGGCCACCCTCGACGCCGCCACCAAGTACCCGTGGCCCCGGGGCGCCCGTCCCACCGACCCGACGTCCCCCAAGTTCGGTGTCTACGAGGACGACAGGCCCGTCTTCGACTGGGTCCGCGAGACGGCCCCCGGCACCCGCACCTGCTTCGAGGCACAGGTCATGGACTGGGCCGACGACGTGGCGTACTCGGTGCACGACGTGGAGGACGGCCTGCACGCGGGGCACATCGACCCCAACTGCCTGCACGCGGAACCGGAACGCCAGGAGATCTTCCGGGTCGCAGTCGGCCGCTACGTCCCGGCCGGCACCGATCCGGCCGAGCTCGCCGCCGCCCTCGACCGCCTCCAGGACCAGGAGTGGTGGCCGCACGGCTACGACGGGACGGCCGCCGCCCAGGCCCGGCTGAAGGACGCCACCAGCCAGCTCATCGGCCGCTTCTGCCTGGCCGCCGAGGCCGCCACACGCGCGCGGTACGGCAACGGGAGTCTCACCCGGTACGGCGCCGAACTCGTCGTACCGCAGGAGGCCCGCCTGGAGTGCGCGGTCCTCAAGGCGGTCGCCGACCGGTACGTCATGCAGCGCGCCGAACAGGAAATCCTGCGCGCCGACCAGCGCGTCGTCATCAGCGAGCTCGCCCAGGCGCTCACCGCCCGCGCCCCCGACGGCCTCGACCCCCAGTTCCACGCCCTGTTCGACCAGGCATCCGACGACCGCGCCCGCAAGCGGGTCGTCGTCGACCAGATCGCGTCCCTCACCGACGCCTCGGCCCGATCGCTGCACAGCCGTCTGACGGAGCGGACGAGATCCTGA
- a CDS encoding sirohydrochlorin chelatase, with the protein MKASPAQYDESEVHLDSTAHIMNRISSQLASQLSLVQLDGRRRPGPPALVVVAHGSRDPRALSTVRTLLDRVREQRPGLPVHLGHIELNEPLLTDTLADLDAHGTTDAVLVPLLLARGYHVKRDIPETAAKARVHARVAAPLGPHPFLVETLYTRLVEAGWRTDMTEEERRTSAVVLAAAGSRDPDSAVDTRRTARLLARRLGVPVVPAYASTATPTVPTALRALAARGRDRVAVASYFTAPGRFATECAQAAPWIASAPLGTHPAMASLLLHRYDQARATPAATTPELASA; encoded by the coding sequence ATGAAGGCGTCGCCCGCTCAGTACGACGAGTCCGAAGTCCACCTCGACAGTACGGCGCACATCATGAACCGGATCAGCTCCCAGCTCGCCAGCCAGCTCAGCCTCGTCCAGCTCGACGGCCGCCGGCGTCCCGGCCCGCCCGCGCTGGTGGTCGTCGCCCACGGCAGCCGCGACCCGCGCGCGCTGAGCACCGTCCGCACGCTCCTGGACCGGGTCCGCGAGCAGCGCCCCGGTCTGCCGGTGCACCTCGGCCACATCGAGCTCAACGAGCCGCTGCTCACGGACACCCTCGCCGACCTCGACGCCCACGGCACGACGGACGCCGTCCTGGTGCCGCTCCTGCTGGCCCGTGGCTACCACGTCAAGCGCGACATCCCCGAGACGGCGGCGAAGGCACGGGTGCACGCGCGCGTGGCCGCGCCGCTCGGTCCGCACCCGTTCCTCGTGGAGACCCTGTACACCCGCCTGGTCGAGGCGGGCTGGCGCACGGACATGACAGAGGAGGAACGCCGCACGAGCGCGGTGGTCCTCGCGGCGGCCGGCTCCCGCGACCCCGACTCGGCCGTCGACACCCGCCGTACGGCCCGCCTCCTGGCCCGCCGTCTGGGCGTCCCGGTGGTGCCCGCGTACGCCTCCACGGCGACCCCGACCGTCCCGACGGCGCTGCGGGCCCTGGCCGCGCGAGGCCGCGACCGGGTGGCGGTCGCCTCCTACTTCACGGCCCCCGGCCGCTTCGCCACCGAGTGCGCGCAGGCGGCCCCCTGGATCGCGTCCGCTCCGCTGGGCACCCACCCGGCGATGGCGAGCCTCCTCCTCCACCGCTACGACCAGGCACGCGCGACCCCGGCGGCCACGACCCCCGAACTGGCGTCGGCCTGA
- a CDS encoding SanA/YdcF family protein: protein MDIRRPRLPRTRAGRRRLVQAAMAGCVLALLPATWLFVSTSDRLGTTADAPRTEVAVVFGAGLWDGEPSPYLAHRLDAAAKLYREGRIEVVLVTGDNSREDYDEPDAMRTYLTGHGVPDARIVSDYAGFDTWDSCVRAKKIFGVDRAVLISQDFHIRRAVALCEAAGVDSYGVGVTAKHDVTWYYGGAREVLAAGKAALDAVFEPDPRFLGPRETGVTKALAGAR, encoded by the coding sequence ATGGACATCCGTCGACCGCGGCTGCCGCGCACTCGTGCCGGCCGGCGGCGGCTGGTGCAGGCCGCGATGGCCGGGTGCGTGCTCGCGCTGCTGCCGGCCACCTGGCTGTTCGTGTCCACGTCCGACCGGCTCGGTACGACCGCCGACGCGCCGCGCACCGAGGTCGCCGTCGTGTTCGGCGCCGGCCTGTGGGACGGCGAGCCCTCGCCCTATCTCGCGCACCGGCTGGACGCGGCGGCGAAGCTGTACCGGGAGGGGCGTATCGAGGTCGTGCTCGTGACCGGGGACAACAGCCGCGAGGACTACGACGAGCCCGACGCCATGCGCACCTACCTGACCGGCCACGGGGTGCCCGACGCGCGGATCGTCAGCGACTACGCCGGTTTCGACACCTGGGACTCCTGCGTCCGCGCCAAGAAGATCTTCGGCGTCGACCGGGCCGTGCTGATCAGCCAGGACTTCCACATCCGGCGGGCCGTGGCCCTGTGCGAGGCGGCGGGGGTGGACTCGTACGGGGTCGGGGTCACCGCCAAACATGACGTGACCTGGTACTACGGGGGCGCCCGGGAGGTTCTCGCGGCCGGCAAGGCGGCCCTGGACGCGGTGTTCGAGCCGGACCCCAGGTTCCTCGGACCGAGGGAAACGGGAGTGACGAAGGCCCTCGCCGGCGCGCGGTGA